One window of the Actinomyces procaprae genome contains the following:
- a CDS encoding aldo/keto reductase — MSSAIPVPALPLRQGTAGTEPVAIPQLGFGTYKVSDAEAERVVDQALQVGYRHIDTAQMYGNEAGVGRAIAASAIPRDQLWVTSKLNNPNHRRDDALRSFDATMDALQLDVLDLFLVHWPLAASAGIDLVDTWRTMVEILQSGRVRAIGVSNYQAEHLRTIIDATGVTPAVNQVELHPYLIQRELRTVHEELGILTESWSPLGRGRLLNDPEVVRLAAELSVAPAQVIIRWHLQHGLVVIPKTTHFERVRVNADVLGFELSAAQMSALDALDRGLRTGSHPDQVQV; from the coding sequence ATGAGTAGTGCCATTCCCGTGCCCGCCCTGCCCCTTCGCCAGGGTACGGCGGGCACCGAGCCCGTTGCGATACCGCAGCTTGGATTCGGGACTTACAAGGTCAGTGATGCTGAGGCCGAGCGTGTCGTGGATCAGGCGCTGCAGGTCGGCTACCGCCACATCGATACCGCTCAGATGTACGGCAACGAAGCCGGAGTCGGGCGCGCCATCGCCGCCTCCGCCATTCCGCGCGACCAGCTGTGGGTCACCTCCAAGCTCAACAACCCCAACCACCGGCGTGACGATGCGCTGCGTAGTTTCGACGCCACCATGGATGCCCTGCAGCTGGACGTCCTCGACCTATTCCTGGTGCACTGGCCGCTGGCCGCCTCGGCGGGCATTGACCTGGTGGACACCTGGCGCACTATGGTGGAGATACTCCAGTCGGGGCGTGTGCGCGCAATCGGCGTATCCAACTACCAGGCCGAGCATCTGCGCACCATCATCGACGCCACCGGGGTGACGCCCGCAGTCAATCAGGTGGAGCTGCACCCGTACCTGATCCAGCGGGAGCTGCGCACCGTCCATGAAGAACTGGGAATCCTGACGGAGTCGTGGTCTCCGCTGGGACGTGGTCGCCTGCTGAATGATCCCGAGGTGGTCCGTCTGGCGGCCGAGCTGAGTGTTGCACCCGCGCAGGTCATCATTCGCTGGCACCTGCAGCACGGGCTGGTGGTGATTCCGAAGACCACGCATTTCGAGCGTGTGCGGGTCAACGCGGATGTGCTCGGCTTCGAGCTGAGCGCGGCCCAGATGTCCGCCCTGGACGCCCTGGACCGTGGTCTGCGTACCGGCTCGCACCCGGACCAGGTGCAGGTCTGA
- a CDS encoding cell division protein CrgA, translating to MAQTKGEGKKTRPERSGNPAKRAAAERARMEESRAAANRVSRVPRKVKEQGSPRWYAPVMVSFLVIGLLWVVVTYLFKGAYPLPYFVENHASDWLVNGNLYVGFAVMLVGFLGLLRWK from the coding sequence GTGGCGCAGACCAAGGGCGAGGGGAAGAAGACGCGGCCGGAGCGCTCCGGCAACCCGGCTAAGCGCGCCGCCGCTGAACGCGCCCGCATGGAGGAGTCGCGGGCAGCGGCCAACCGCGTCTCTCGAGTGCCCCGGAAGGTCAAGGAGCAGGGGTCGCCACGGTGGTACGCGCCAGTGATGGTCTCATTCCTGGTCATCGGCCTGTTGTGGGTGGTGGTGACTTACCTGTTCAAGGGCGCCTACCCGCTTCCGTACTTCGTTGAGAACCACGCCAGCGACTGGCTTGTGAACGGCAACCTCTACGTCGGATTCGCCGTCATGCTCGTCGGTTTCCTCGGCCTGCTGCGGTGGAAGTAA
- a CDS encoding class E sortase — MAAKTARRHAGRRRGPRRVVDFFLFGLGELLITAGLVVALFLVWQLWWTGLDATAKADAIATDFTSTQVDSPNVEGTRHYDDPPEVAPVGYGEVIGMLVVPKWYGVTNNNMPILEGIGSDVLDQAAAGHYPDTQQLGAVGNFAIAGHRRTNGNSFRRIDMLEEGDEIIVATKDTWYVYTVTTHEIVEPTDVDVIAPVPGEPGVAPTERMLTMTTCHSLTVGEWGNDHRWITHAKFAYWMERAEGRPASVLNDEGVN, encoded by the coding sequence ATGGCGGCTAAGACGGCCAGGCGGCATGCCGGGCGACGCCGTGGGCCCCGACGGGTGGTCGACTTCTTCCTGTTCGGGCTCGGCGAACTGCTGATCACCGCCGGGCTGGTCGTGGCGCTGTTCCTAGTGTGGCAGCTGTGGTGGACCGGCCTGGATGCCACTGCGAAGGCTGATGCCATCGCCACTGACTTCACCTCGACTCAGGTCGACTCGCCCAACGTTGAGGGCACCAGGCACTATGACGACCCGCCGGAGGTGGCGCCCGTCGGCTACGGGGAGGTCATCGGCATGCTGGTGGTTCCCAAGTGGTATGGCGTGACCAACAACAACATGCCGATCCTTGAGGGCATCGGCTCCGACGTGCTGGACCAGGCGGCGGCCGGACACTACCCCGACACCCAGCAGCTCGGCGCGGTCGGTAACTTCGCCATCGCCGGCCACCGCCGCACCAATGGCAACTCCTTTCGGCGCATCGACATGCTGGAGGAGGGCGATGAGATCATCGTGGCCACCAAGGACACGTGGTACGTGTACACGGTGACGACCCACGAGATCGTCGAGCCGACCGACGTCGACGTCATTGCGCCGGTGCCCGGTGAGCCCGGCGTCGCCCCCACTGAACGCATGCTGACCATGACCACCTGCCATTCCCTTACCGTGGGTGAATGGGGAAACGATCACCGGTGGATCACCCATGCCAAGTTCGCCTACTGGATGGAGCGCGCGGAGGGCCGCCCCGCCTCGGTGCTCAATGACGAGGGGGTCAACTGA
- the pknB gene encoding Stk1 family PASTA domain-containing Ser/Thr kinase, producing the protein MTIQSPQQMLAGRYELRELIGRGGMAEVHLGYDTRLSRIVAIKLLRSDIAGDPTFQARFRREAQSAAALNHPSIVAVYDSGEEELTQPDGSTRVVPFIVMEYVEGHTVRELLGEGEAVPIPEAVEITTGVLDALEYSHRAGIVHRDIKPGNIMLTQAGAVKVMDFGIARAVEDSAATVTQTHAVVGTAQYLSPEQARGEVVDARSDLYSTGCLLYELLTGQPPFTGDSAVAIAYQHVREIPKTPSSIAADIPDSLDRVVLKALAKNRDDRYQDAAHMRADLLAAARGLDVAAPATDTWAATTIMAPEPSAAAPSPDEEPAPSPTDEGQPRRRWWVWVLVLIALIALGTVLGLSAAGILGSDPEPTPTPSATAVAVPSVAGMSESDAQEAIEALGLTYEKGDDVNSDTVDSGLAVSTDPGEGTSVLLGSTVTVHFSSGSAMVDVPDVTGKSQADARSDITDAGLSVGDVTTEDSADVASGQVIRTDPVAGTPVERGSSVSLVVSSGKTTVPSVVGLSQDEAQSAITAAGLTYNSSTVEETTEDESLNDQYVVTAIEPGEGTSINTGQSVTLTITHYTYRAPATAEPTHQATSAPTAEANDGNADHNN; encoded by the coding sequence GTGACGATTCAGTCCCCTCAGCAGATGCTTGCCGGACGCTACGAGCTGCGAGAGCTCATCGGTCGCGGCGGCATGGCCGAGGTGCACCTCGGTTATGACACGCGTCTTAGCCGAATCGTCGCCATTAAGCTGCTGCGCTCGGACATCGCCGGCGACCCCACCTTCCAGGCGCGTTTCCGCCGCGAGGCGCAGTCGGCCGCCGCGCTCAACCACCCCTCGATCGTGGCCGTCTACGACTCCGGCGAGGAGGAGCTGACCCAGCCCGACGGCTCCACGCGCGTGGTTCCCTTCATCGTCATGGAGTACGTGGAGGGGCACACGGTACGTGAGCTGCTCGGTGAGGGGGAGGCCGTGCCGATCCCGGAGGCGGTGGAGATCACCACCGGGGTGCTGGACGCCCTGGAGTACTCCCACCGCGCCGGCATCGTGCACCGCGATATCAAGCCCGGAAACATCATGCTCACCCAGGCCGGCGCGGTGAAGGTCATGGACTTCGGCATTGCGCGGGCCGTGGAGGACTCCGCCGCCACCGTGACCCAGACGCACGCCGTGGTCGGCACCGCCCAGTACCTGTCCCCCGAGCAGGCGCGCGGCGAGGTGGTGGATGCCCGCTCCGACCTGTACTCCACCGGCTGCCTGCTGTACGAGCTGCTCACCGGACAGCCGCCCTTCACCGGCGACTCGGCGGTGGCCATCGCCTACCAGCATGTCCGGGAGATCCCGAAGACGCCGTCGTCCATTGCGGCGGACATCCCCGACTCCCTGGACCGGGTGGTGCTCAAGGCCCTGGCCAAGAACCGGGACGACCGCTACCAGGACGCCGCGCACATGCGTGCCGACCTGCTCGCGGCTGCCCGCGGCCTGGATGTGGCGGCGCCCGCCACCGATACCTGGGCGGCCACCACCATCATGGCCCCCGAGCCCTCCGCCGCCGCCCCCTCACCGGATGAGGAGCCCGCGCCGTCGCCGACGGATGAGGGGCAGCCGCGCCGCCGCTGGTGGGTCTGGGTGCTGGTGCTCATCGCCCTGATTGCACTGGGCACGGTACTGGGCCTGTCCGCCGCCGGGATCCTGGGCAGCGATCCTGAGCCCACACCGACGCCGTCCGCCACCGCCGTGGCAGTCCCGAGTGTGGCCGGCATGAGCGAGTCTGACGCCCAGGAGGCCATTGAGGCCCTCGGGCTGACATACGAGAAGGGCGACGACGTCAACTCCGACACGGTGGACTCCGGCCTGGCCGTGTCCACCGACCCGGGCGAGGGCACCTCGGTGCTGCTGGGATCCACCGTAACCGTGCACTTCTCCTCCGGCTCGGCGATGGTGGATGTTCCCGACGTGACCGGTAAGTCTCAGGCGGATGCGCGCAGCGACATCACCGATGCCGGCCTGAGCGTCGGCGACGTCACCACCGAGGACTCCGCCGACGTCGCCTCCGGGCAGGTGATCCGCACCGACCCGGTGGCGGGCACCCCCGTGGAGCGCGGCTCGTCGGTCTCCCTGGTGGTGTCCTCCGGGAAGACCACGGTGCCAAGCGTGGTGGGCCTGTCGCAGGATGAGGCGCAGTCCGCGATCACGGCGGCTGGGCTGACCTACAACAGCTCCACGGTGGAGGAGACCACCGAAGATGAGAGCCTGAACGACCAGTACGTCGTCACCGCGATCGAACCGGGTGAGGGCACCTCGATCAACACCGGCCAGTCGGTGACGCTGACGATCACGCACTACACCTACAGGGCGCCCGCCACCGCCGAGCCGACCCATCAGGCCACCTCGGCGCCGACCGCGGAGGCGAACGACGGCAACGCCGACCACAACAACTAG